The following are encoded in a window of Methanobacterium sp. genomic DNA:
- a CDS encoding divalent-cation tolerance protein CutA, which yields MYVLVYITTSGKEESKKIANTLVKDKLAACVNIVSSIESIYLWKGEIENDNESLLIVKTKVDNINKIIQRVKEIHSYETPAILAIPIIEGSKDYLDYLDKELD from the coding sequence ATGTATGTTTTAGTATATATAACCACATCTGGAAAGGAAGAGTCAAAAAAAATAGCTAATACACTGGTTAAAGATAAATTAGCTGCATGTGTAAATATCGTATCCTCAATTGAGTCTATTTATCTTTGGAAAGGTGAAATTGAGAATGATAATGAATCTCTTCTTATTGTGAAAACTAAAGTAGATAATATAAATAAGATTATACAAAGAGTAAAAGAAATTCACAGTTATGAAACTCCTGCTATTTTGGCAATACCTATAATAGAGGGATCTAAAGATTATTTAGATTATTTAGACAAGGAATTAGATTAA
- a CDS encoding NAD+ synthase: MHPEFKNIPELDTQKSTESICKFIKSKMEESKTDGLVIGLSGGLDSSTIAYLCAKVIESDKIIGLVLPSKTTSSEDVKDAITVAETLGIKYKVISIDELIKPFPQICPECSKSDLANGNLKARIRMMLLYYHSNSMNRLVAGTGNRTELLVGYFTKYGDGGVDILPIGDLYKTDVRQIAEYIGVPKNIIEKAPTAGLWTGQTDEEELGIKYEPLDKILYLMIDKNKSSDEISKSLKISHEEVLRIKNMVESSKHKLSSPYIVQIR, from the coding sequence ATGCACCCAGAATTTAAAAATATTCCTGAATTAGATACACAAAAATCCACTGAAAGTATATGTAAATTCATTAAGAGTAAAATGGAAGAATCAAAAACTGATGGTCTTGTTATTGGTCTTAGTGGAGGTTTAGATTCTTCAACAATTGCTTATCTTTGTGCAAAGGTAATAGAAAGTGATAAAATAATTGGTCTTGTACTTCCAAGCAAAACAACATCATCTGAAGATGTAAAAGATGCAATAACTGTTGCAGAAACTCTTGGAATAAAATATAAGGTTATATCTATCGATGAATTGATAAAGCCCTTTCCACAAATTTGTCCAGAATGCAGCAAGAGTGACCTTGCAAATGGAAATTTAAAGGCAAGAATTAGAATGATGCTATTATATTATCATTCTAATTCTATGAATCGTCTGGTTGCAGGAACAGGTAACAGAACAGAGCTACTTGTAGGTTATTTCACAAAATATGGTGATGGGGGAGTAGATATACTTCCAATAGGTGATCTTTACAAGACAGATGTAAGGCAAATTGCAGAATATATTGGTGTTCCTAAAAATATTATTGAAAAAGCACCTACAGCAGGTTTATGGACAGGACAAACTGATGAGGAGGAATTAGGAATAAAATACGAGCCTTTAGATAAAATATTATATTTGATGATTGATAAAAATAAGAGTTCTGATGAAATTTCAAAAAGCCTCAAAATTAGCCATGAAGAGGTTTTAAGGATAAAAAATATGGTAGAATCATCAAAACATAAATTATCATCCCCATATATTGTGCAAATCAGATAA